A part of Agrobacterium vitis genomic DNA contains:
- a CDS encoding ABC transporter permease: MSAMMDILVSTGLWAAVLRIATPLIFGTLGALLCERAGVLNLGIEGIMTFGAMIGWLSVYHGADLWTGLLIAALAGGVFGTLHALLTVTLGLSQHVCGLGITLFASSFSYYTFRLAVPVAGSPPTIVPFKPIAIPGLSDLPFVGPAFFVQTPPTYLAILLAVILAYVIFRTPLGLAIRMTGENPHAAEAQGINPMAVRYGAVIAGSALMGMAGAFLTLSAFNSFFPTMVQGRGWICIALVVFSSWRPGRALLGALLFAFFDGFQLRLQTALGGAVPYQLFLMTPYILSIAALAVMARRARVPQALMQPYRRGER; the protein is encoded by the coding sequence ATGAGTGCCATGATGGACATCCTTGTTTCAACGGGTCTTTGGGCCGCAGTCCTCAGGATTGCGACGCCACTGATTTTCGGCACGCTGGGCGCTTTATTGTGCGAACGGGCGGGCGTGCTTAATCTCGGCATCGAAGGCATTATGACGTTCGGTGCCATGATTGGCTGGTTATCGGTCTATCACGGTGCTGATCTGTGGACTGGCCTTTTGATTGCGGCACTTGCGGGCGGTGTTTTCGGCACTTTACATGCGCTTTTGACGGTCACGCTCGGACTATCCCAGCATGTCTGTGGCCTCGGGATTACGCTGTTTGCGTCCAGCTTCAGCTATTACACCTTCCGTCTGGCGGTTCCAGTCGCAGGCTCCCCGCCCACCATCGTTCCGTTCAAGCCGATAGCCATTCCGGGTCTCAGCGATCTGCCCTTTGTCGGCCCTGCCTTTTTCGTGCAGACACCGCCAACCTATCTTGCCATTCTGCTGGCGGTCATTCTCGCCTATGTCATCTTTCGCACCCCACTGGGCCTTGCCATCCGCATGACCGGCGAAAACCCCCATGCGGCGGAAGCGCAAGGAATTAACCCAATGGCGGTGCGCTACGGTGCCGTGATTGCTGGCTCGGCCCTGATGGGCATGGCCGGGGCTTTCCTGACGCTGTCGGCGTTCAACAGCTTTTTCCCCACCATGGTGCAGGGACGCGGCTGGATTTGCATTGCACTCGTGGTGTTTTCATCGTGGCGTCCGGGGCGGGCGCTGCTGGGTGCACTGCTTTTTGCATTTTTCGATGGCTTTCAACTGCGCCTGCAAACGGCGCTGGGCGGGGCAGTGCCCTACCAACTGTTTCTGATGACCCCCTACATCCTGTCCATCGCCGCCCTTGCGGTGATGGCGCGCCGCGCCCGCGTACCGCAGGCGCTGATGCAACCCTATCGGCGCGGCGAGCGCTGA
- a CDS encoding amidohydrolase family protein, which produces MFDLIIRNANLPDGRKGFDIGLSGGKITAIEKRLDAVCGEEIDATGRLVSPPFCDPHFHMDATLSLGMPRMNVSGTLLEGIALWGELRPLLTKEALVERALRYCDLAVSQGLLFIRSHVDTSDPRLVTAEALIEVRERVAPYIQLQLVAFPQDGYYRAEGGVSSLNRALDMGIDIVGGIPHFERTMDEGRLSLEALCRIAAERGLPVDIHCDETDDPMSRHIETLAAETIRHGLQGRVAGSHLTSMHSMDNYYVSKLIPLMAEAQINVIPNPLINIMLQGRHDTYPKRRGMTRVRELMAAGLNVSFGQDCTMDPWYSMGSADMLEVGHMAIHVAQMGGLDDKRQIFDALTVNSAKTMGLEGYGLEIGCKADLVVLQAADVFEALRLKPSRLFVVKGGKVISRTAPRIGELFLEGRPAAIDSGRDYVPVY; this is translated from the coding sequence ATGTTCGATCTCATCATCCGCAATGCCAACCTGCCAGATGGCCGCAAGGGTTTCGATATTGGCCTTTCCGGCGGAAAGATCACCGCCATCGAAAAGCGGCTGGATGCTGTGTGCGGCGAGGAGATCGATGCAACGGGCCGCCTCGTTAGCCCACCCTTTTGCGATCCGCATTTTCACATGGATGCAACGCTGTCACTTGGCATGCCGCGCATGAATGTGTCAGGCACATTGCTGGAAGGCATCGCGCTCTGGGGCGAGCTGCGACCGCTGCTGACCAAGGAGGCGCTGGTTGAACGCGCCTTGCGCTACTGCGATCTCGCGGTCTCTCAAGGCCTGCTGTTTATCCGAAGCCACGTCGATACGTCCGATCCAAGACTGGTCACAGCAGAAGCTTTGATTGAGGTGCGCGAACGGGTGGCACCCTATATCCAGTTGCAGCTCGTGGCCTTTCCGCAGGATGGCTATTACCGTGCTGAAGGCGGCGTTTCCTCGCTCAACCGCGCACTGGATATGGGCATAGACATCGTCGGCGGCATTCCGCATTTCGAGCGGACGATGGATGAGGGGCGATTGTCGCTGGAGGCTCTCTGCCGTATCGCTGCCGAGCGGGGCCTGCCAGTCGATATCCATTGCGACGAGACTGACGATCCGATGTCACGCCATATCGAGACGCTGGCGGCGGAAACCATTCGCCATGGGCTGCAAGGCCGCGTGGCGGGATCGCATCTCACCTCCATGCATTCCATGGATAATTATTACGTCTCCAAGCTTATTCCGCTGATGGCGGAAGCGCAGATCAATGTCATCCCCAACCCGCTGATCAACATCATGCTCCAGGGCCGCCACGACACCTATCCGAAACGTCGCGGCATGACACGGGTGCGCGAGTTGATGGCGGCGGGCCTCAACGTCTCCTTCGGTCAGGATTGCACCATGGACCCTTGGTATTCTATGGGATCAGCCGACATGCTGGAGGTGGGCCATATGGCCATCCATGTGGCGCAGATGGGTGGGCTGGACGACAAGCGACAGATTTTTGACGCTCTCACCGTCAATTCCGCGAAAACCATGGGTCTCGAAGGCTATGGCCTAGAGATTGGCTGCAAGGCCGATCTCGTGGTGTTGCAGGCCGCTGACGTGTTTGAGGCGCTACGCCTCAAGCCCTCGCGCCTGTTCGTGGTCAAGGGCGGCAAGGTGATTTCCCGCACAGCACCCCGCATTGGAGAGCTGTTTCTGGAAGGTCGCCCTGCGGCTATTGATAGCGGGCGCGATTACGTGCCGGTTTACTGA
- a CDS encoding amidohydrolase family protein, which translates to MTQAIAMPDNPGADCIIEAGTVLTGLEAGTGLTGLGADGKMTMRHDVGIRVEKGMIAQIGPMEAVGYGNDHLPRFGSRRMIAMPGLVNAHHHFGVTPLMQGVPFAPLELWLPQFRAMRRIDQRLDTLYSAIEMLESGTTTVQHIHSGFSGTPDSWMQTAEATISAYGEIGMRLGYCFMIRDRNILSYEPDADILSRLPAKARDWIAPQLANADIPVARLMEFYQDLRNRFMKNDPQHIRMNLAPANLHWCSDDALQTIFETAKAAGGQVHMHLLETERQAEFARRTYGRSAVKHLQKLQCLDANVTLGHGNWTSGEDLDIIASCGCTICHNASSGLRLGSGIAPLNEMRRRGIPVALGIDQSNIADDRDMTLEMKLVWALHRETGLWNDRPDAGAVLQMASEHGAASAGFGGFTGRLEPGWQADIVLMDMNRIARPAINPRTPPVEALLHRGGRHAIEQVFVGGRLVVDGGRVTTVDRDAVMAEIEAILSRPETSAERDAWQAVETLLPHLESSLRQLGLGAGYRRYRYNSMSDQ; encoded by the coding sequence ATGACACAGGCCATTGCGATGCCGGACAATCCCGGCGCAGATTGCATCATCGAGGCCGGCACCGTGCTGACCGGCCTTGAGGCCGGCACCGGGCTGACCGGCCTTGGCGCGGATGGCAAAATGACCATGCGTCACGATGTCGGTATCCGCGTCGAGAAGGGGATGATTGCCCAAATCGGGCCGATGGAAGCGGTCGGCTATGGCAATGACCACCTGCCACGCTTTGGCTCGCGCCGGATGATTGCCATGCCGGGCCTCGTCAACGCGCACCACCATTTCGGTGTGACGCCGCTGATGCAAGGCGTGCCTTTTGCGCCACTGGAACTCTGGCTGCCGCAATTTCGCGCCATGCGCCGCATCGACCAGCGGCTGGATACGCTTTATTCGGCGATCGAAATGCTGGAAAGCGGCACGACCACCGTGCAGCACATCCATAGCGGCTTTTCCGGCACGCCGGATAGCTGGATGCAGACGGCAGAAGCAACCATCTCGGCCTATGGCGAAATCGGCATGCGGCTCGGCTATTGCTTCATGATCCGCGACCGCAATATTCTGTCCTACGAGCCGGATGCCGATATCTTGAGCCGCCTGCCTGCCAAGGCGCGTGACTGGATTGCGCCACAGCTGGCGAATGCCGATATTCCGGTAGCCCGGCTGATGGAATTCTACCAGGACCTGCGCAATCGTTTTATGAAAAACGACCCGCAGCATATCCGCATGAATCTGGCGCCCGCCAATCTGCACTGGTGCAGCGATGATGCCTTGCAGACGATTTTCGAGACGGCCAAGGCGGCTGGTGGCCAGGTTCACATGCATCTTCTCGAAACCGAGCGGCAGGCGGAATTTGCCCGGCGCACCTATGGCCGCAGCGCGGTCAAGCATCTGCAAAAACTGCAATGCCTTGATGCCAATGTGACGCTTGGCCACGGCAACTGGACGAGCGGCGAGGATCTCGACATCATCGCCTCCTGCGGCTGTACCATCTGCCACAATGCCTCTTCCGGCCTCAGGCTCGGCAGTGGCATCGCGCCTCTCAACGAGATGCGGCGGCGTGGTATTCCGGTGGCCCTCGGCATCGACCAGTCGAATATTGCCGACGACCGCGACATGACGCTGGAAATGAAACTGGTCTGGGCGCTGCATCGGGAAACCGGGCTTTGGAACGATAGGCCGGATGCGGGCGCGGTACTGCAAATGGCCAGCGAACATGGCGCGGCCTCTGCCGGGTTCGGTGGATTTACCGGACGCCTCGAACCCGGCTGGCAAGCCGATATCGTGCTGATGGACATGAACCGCATCGCCCGCCCAGCCATCAACCCACGCACTCCGCCCGTGGAAGCCCTGCTGCATCGCGGTGGGCGTCACGCCATAGAACAGGTTTTCGTTGGTGGAAGACTGGTCGTCGATGGCGGTCGCGTGACAACCGTGGACCGCGATGCCGTGATGGCGGAAATCGAGGCCATTTTATCACGCCCGGAAACATCAGCGGAACGAGACGCCTGGCAGGCGGTAGAAACGCTGCTACCGCATCTCGAATCCAGCCTGCGCCAGCTTGGCCTTGGGGCTGGTTATCGTCGTTACCGCTACAATTCAATGTCGGATCAGTAA
- a CDS encoding questin oxidase family protein: MMAPAKAAEVEALLAEMPVWGSEFTGTFANHAPMVLCALAEIGGTPAQMRRFFNHYKSYKKLLPFGQPSTPLDAASWRSVLGQREREPDLRLFFSAEVSRLGIEAALKHYLPDLAPGVAASAFHALMRTAYGVLRQNEDDIAIALAYWAATYLALPPATGASPVTDDPAEVLRRVTLIAPMHTLTLHDLLWQNMRDAAALPDFVPVVDWLEIGSDTMEKMADVAIRLFAATQHFAALHVVTGLHWIRLLSPTCDRQTQGTLLRVFWQAIAALMRELDFPTLPLEEEISRWRALPVPDWPEIFAAAASSYDEHDISLAYSAAQEMTIYADPLCRVAAARRLGLIGDYRT, translated from the coding sequence ATGATGGCACCAGCCAAAGCAGCGGAGGTCGAGGCACTGCTTGCCGAAATGCCCGTCTGGGGATCGGAATTTACCGGTACCTTCGCCAACCATGCGCCCATGGTGCTCTGCGCCCTGGCCGAAATTGGCGGCACACCTGCCCAGATGCGCCGTTTTTTCAACCACTATAAAAGCTATAAAAAACTGCTGCCCTTCGGCCAGCCATCCACGCCGCTTGATGCAGCAAGCTGGCGCTCCGTTCTCGGTCAACGCGAGCGGGAGCCGGATCTGCGGCTGTTTTTTTCCGCTGAAGTCTCCCGGCTCGGAATAGAGGCAGCGCTCAAGCACTATCTGCCGGATCTTGCACCAGGCGTAGCGGCAAGCGCCTTCCACGCCCTGATGCGCACGGCCTATGGCGTGTTGCGCCAAAACGAAGATGATATCGCCATTGCGCTTGCCTATTGGGCGGCGACCTATCTGGCACTGCCGCCTGCGACCGGCGCAAGCCCTGTCACCGATGATCCGGCAGAAGTGCTGCGCCGGGTCACGCTGATCGCCCCCATGCACACGCTGACGCTTCATGATCTTCTGTGGCAGAACATGCGTGACGCTGCCGCCCTGCCGGATTTTGTTCCTGTTGTAGACTGGCTAGAGATCGGCTCCGATACGATGGAAAAAATGGCTGATGTCGCCATCCGCTTATTTGCGGCCACTCAGCATTTCGCCGCCCTTCATGTGGTCACAGGCCTGCATTGGATACGCCTGCTCAGCCCCACTTGCGACCGGCAAACCCAGGGCACCCTGCTGCGGGTATTCTGGCAGGCGATTGCGGCGCTGATGCGTGAACTGGACTTTCCGACCCTGCCGCTGGAGGAGGAGATCTCGCGCTGGCGTGCGCTGCCCGTACCGGATTGGCCGGAGATTTTTGCGGCGGCAGCCAGCAGCTATGACGAACATGATATCAGCCTTGCCTATTCGGCAGCGCAGGAAATGACGATCTATGCAGACCCGCTCTGTCGCGTGGCCGCAGCGCGGCGTCTCGGCCTGATTGGAGACTATCGGACATGA
- a CDS encoding creatininase family protein, whose amino-acid sequence MIRSFYWVDHSTQAFADRDLSKTVVVLPIAAVEQHGPHLPVDVDAAINAEIIRRTVERLQPDTDVLFLPPMVVGKSDEHIAFPGTLAISGETLRHVWLDLARSVKRAGAAKLILFNSHGGQMALMDIICRDIRIELGMLAVSFSWFRIAPVEDLFSREEIDHGIHGGDIETSMMLAIAPERVAMDKAEDFIPLTVAIAEAGSMLTAEGAVGFGWQAQDLHPAGVCGNASNATAQKGQIVLDRAADGLVNLIAATQAFDLSQLTSQTRFSNLC is encoded by the coding sequence ATGATCAGGTCTTTCTACTGGGTCGATCATTCAACCCAGGCCTTTGCCGATCGGGATCTCTCAAAAACCGTGGTGGTGCTTCCCATCGCCGCTGTCGAGCAACACGGCCCGCATCTGCCCGTCGATGTCGATGCGGCCATCAATGCGGAGATCATCCGGCGCACGGTGGAACGCTTGCAGCCGGACACCGACGTCCTGTTCCTGCCGCCCATGGTGGTCGGGAAATCCGACGAGCACATCGCCTTCCCCGGCACGTTGGCGATCTCCGGCGAAACCCTGCGCCACGTCTGGCTGGATCTGGCCCGCAGCGTCAAACGTGCGGGTGCGGCGAAATTGATTCTGTTCAATTCCCATGGCGGCCAGATGGCGCTGATGGACATCATCTGCCGCGATATCCGTATCGAGCTTGGCATGTTGGCGGTTTCCTTTTCCTGGTTCCGCATCGCGCCGGTGGAGGATCTGTTTTCACGCGAGGAAATCGACCACGGCATCCATGGTGGCGACATCGAAACCAGCATGATGCTGGCAATTGCGCCGGAGCGGGTGGCCATGGACAAAGCCGAGGATTTCATCCCCCTGACGGTGGCGATTGCCGAGGCCGGTAGCATGTTGACGGCAGAAGGTGCCGTGGGTTTCGGCTGGCAGGCGCAGGATCTGCATCCGGCTGGCGTCTGCGGAAATGCCAGCAATGCAACGGCGCAGAAGGGCCAGATCGTGCTTGATCGTGCCGCCGACGGACTTGTCAACCTGATTGCTGCGACGCAGGCCTTCGATCTTTCGCAACTTACATCGCAGACGCGCTTTTCGAACCTGTGCTGA
- a CDS encoding SidA/IucD/PvdA family monooxygenase, whose protein sequence is MLDPLPDAVAALARLKDAARADLAALAYPAAPWLAPLSVSAPSVCDVAIVGGGQSAITIAAALKWDGVQQIRLFDSAPAGAEGPWITFARMEELRTPKTAVGNEFNVANLSVRRWFETRYGLEAWQTLGRIPRTDWKAYLDWYAEVFDIAITNETSVTDVSPEGDLMAVITLRQGHVERHLARAVVLATGFDGAGAWRVPRFISDALPPEFYDHTNGPVDFHRLKGKRIGILGHGASAFDNAVTALNSGAASVDLCFRRTRLPRTNPHRALEAPPLLSGFGALSDHTRWQIARFFRSTDQPPPVRAFETAMALPGFTLRPATPWLEVFEKDGAVSVKTPDGVLVFDHLLLATGMDVDLSARPELKTLAPKVALWSEHFTPPAGEEDARLSQLPYLDPYYAFLPKVPEDSWVSRVFAFNSASFVSHGPHSTSISGHRYALPRVVRGIERRMLLDQEQAILPGLEAYCSQDLPVSDDFEADIAARNAARMMEKAS, encoded by the coding sequence ATGCTTGACCCTCTCCCCGACGCCGTCGCAGCACTTGCCCGTTTAAAGGACGCTGCAAGAGCCGATCTTGCCGCCCTCGCCTATCCGGCGGCTCCCTGGCTTGCGCCACTGTCCGTCTCTGCCCCATCCGTCTGCGATGTCGCCATCGTTGGCGGGGGACAGTCGGCGATCACCATTGCGGCGGCGCTGAAATGGGATGGGGTCCAGCAGATCCGCCTGTTCGACAGCGCCCCGGCTGGCGCGGAAGGGCCATGGATCACCTTTGCCCGCATGGAAGAATTGCGCACCCCCAAAACGGCGGTCGGCAACGAATTCAACGTCGCCAATCTCTCGGTGCGCCGCTGGTTCGAAACCCGCTATGGGCTCGAGGCCTGGCAGACGCTGGGCCGCATCCCCCGCACCGATTGGAAGGCCTATCTGGACTGGTATGCCGAGGTTTTCGACATTGCCATTACCAATGAAACAAGCGTTACGGATGTGTCGCCCGAAGGCGACCTTATGGCCGTCATCACTCTGCGGCAGGGACATGTCGAGCGCCATCTGGCGCGGGCCGTGGTTCTGGCCACCGGATTTGACGGTGCCGGTGCCTGGCGGGTGCCGCGCTTCATTTCAGACGCTTTGCCACCAGAGTTCTATGACCATACCAACGGACCGGTGGATTTCCATCGCTTGAAGGGCAAGCGGATCGGCATTCTCGGTCACGGCGCCTCAGCCTTCGACAATGCCGTCACCGCGCTGAACAGCGGCGCTGCCTCGGTCGATCTCTGCTTTCGCCGGACACGTCTGCCCCGCACCAATCCGCACCGCGCTTTGGAAGCACCGCCGCTTCTCAGTGGTTTTGGGGCGCTTTCCGACCATACTCGCTGGCAAATCGCCCGGTTTTTCCGCAGTACCGATCAGCCACCGCCGGTGCGCGCCTTTGAGACGGCCATGGCCCTGCCGGGCTTTACCCTGCGCCCCGCCACACCGTGGCTGGAGGTTTTTGAAAAGGACGGCGCCGTGTCGGTGAAAACGCCCGATGGCGTGCTGGTTTTCGATCACCTTTTGCTGGCAACCGGCATGGATGTCGATCTCTCAGCACGCCCGGAACTGAAAACCCTGGCCCCAAAAGTTGCGCTTTGGAGTGAGCACTTCACGCCTCCCGCCGGAGAGGAAGATGCGCGGCTGTCGCAATTGCCCTATCTCGACCCCTATTATGCGTTCCTACCGAAGGTGCCGGAAGACAGCTGGGTCAGCCGGGTTTTTGCCTTCAACAGCGCGAGTTTCGTCAGCCATGGCCCGCATTCCACCTCGATCAGCGGCCATCGCTATGCGCTGCCAAGGGTGGTGCGCGGTATCGAGCGCCGAATGTTGCTGGATCAGGAACAGGCTATCCTGCCGGGGCTGGAGGCCTATTGCTCGCAGGACCTGCCGGTCAGTGATGATTTCGAAGCTGATATTGCTGCCCGAAATGCGGCACGGATGATGGAAAAAGCATCATGA
- a CDS encoding ABC transporter permease, with protein MNRRIILTLGLAVGFFYLPIIVLALFSFNASSLMAFPLSGFTLSWYKDLFGNATFLNGFLTSFLISQPVGLLAALIGLCAALALASSKLALRPVFIFLIVLPFLVPKTVLSIAQAMLMNWVGLGRGAGALIAAQTLVAIPFATTIIAATVIRLDKRLEDAARDLGATPWQSFRRIVLPQLKGAIGAAYSIGVILSLADLTISMFLAGRTQPLSLIVASQFRRELKPDLNAMQVVVLLLTALIVIASELYRRNRHKHSVSGPSDHA; from the coding sequence ATGAACCGGCGGATCATCCTGACACTTGGCTTGGCTGTCGGCTTCTTCTACCTGCCGATCATCGTGCTGGCGCTTTTTTCCTTCAATGCCTCCAGCCTGATGGCTTTTCCGTTAAGCGGTTTCACGCTGTCCTGGTACAAAGACCTGTTCGGCAATGCGACCTTTCTGAATGGCTTCCTGACCAGTTTCCTGATCTCACAGCCCGTTGGCCTGCTGGCGGCCTTGATCGGTCTTTGCGCGGCCCTGGCCCTTGCTTCGTCAAAGCTCGCCCTTCGTCCGGTCTTCATCTTTCTGATTGTCCTGCCGTTTCTGGTACCGAAAACGGTGCTGTCGATTGCCCAGGCCATGCTGATGAACTGGGTAGGGCTGGGACGCGGGGCCGGTGCGCTGATCGCTGCGCAAACATTGGTCGCCATCCCGTTTGCTACCACCATCATTGCCGCCACCGTCATCCGTCTCGACAAACGGCTGGAAGATGCCGCTCGCGATTTGGGGGCCACCCCCTGGCAAAGTTTTCGCCGTATCGTGCTGCCGCAGTTGAAGGGCGCCATCGGCGCGGCCTATTCCATCGGTGTCATCCTGTCGCTCGCAGATCTGACCATTTCGATGTTTCTCGCCGGTCGCACCCAGCCGCTGTCGTTGATCGTCGCATCGCAATTCCGGCGCGAGCTGAAGCCCGACCTCAACGCCATGCAGGTCGTGGTGCTTTTGCTGACAGCCTTGATTGTCATTGCCAGCGAGCTTTATCGCCGCAATCGGCACAAACACAGTGTTTCAGGACCCTCAGACCATGCTTGA
- a CDS encoding ABC transporter permease translates to MTLALNRAHLALPVSLLLVLGCLLPLMLLVAFSLFTVDLDAFVMVPDLSLHSWGQMISNPVFALLIGKAVLSGLVTALLAAVLGYPIALAISRLPIAWKGIAQIVLLTPLYTGEIVRIYAWRVVLGSEGLVNAVLKWLGLIDQPVKFLLFSPFTTHLVLLYDTLPFMVLPIWISTELIDRRLIEAARDLGARPLDAFTRVIFPLTVPGLAVGLLAVFALAAGDMLTPSMLGGTSGATPMTMIDNLFGTAFDWPLASALALCLLIALFATASTMAWLLLRLKGARAVLQGSLK, encoded by the coding sequence ATGACGCTCGCCCTCAACCGTGCGCATCTGGCGCTTCCCGTCTCACTGCTGCTGGTCCTGGGCTGTCTCTTGCCGCTGATGCTGCTGGTGGCCTTCAGCCTGTTCACGGTGGATCTGGATGCTTTCGTCATGGTGCCGGACCTTTCCCTGCATAGCTGGGGGCAGATGATCTCCAATCCGGTCTTTGCCCTGTTGATCGGCAAGGCGGTTCTGTCCGGGCTGGTCACCGCCCTTCTGGCGGCGGTGCTCGGTTATCCCATCGCGCTCGCCATTTCCCGGCTGCCTATCGCCTGGAAGGGCATTGCCCAGATCGTGCTGTTGACGCCGCTTTATACCGGCGAAATCGTCCGCATCTATGCTTGGCGTGTGGTTCTGGGCTCCGAAGGGCTGGTCAATGCGGTGTTGAAATGGCTTGGTCTGATTGATCAGCCCGTCAAATTCCTGTTGTTTTCGCCTTTCACCACCCATCTCGTTCTTCTCTACGACACGCTGCCCTTCATGGTGCTGCCAATCTGGATTTCGACGGAATTGATCGATCGACGCTTGATCGAAGCCGCCCGCGATCTCGGCGCCCGCCCACTCGATGCCTTCACAAGGGTGATCTTTCCGCTGACGGTGCCGGGCCTTGCTGTCGGCTTGCTGGCAGTCTTCGCCCTCGCCGCCGGTGACATGCTGACACCAAGCATGCTGGGTGGCACCTCCGGCGCAACCCCGATGACGATGATCGACAACCTGTTCGGCACGGCTTTCGACTGGCCGCTCGCCTCAGCCCTGGCGCTGTGCCTGTTAATTGCGCTGTTTGCAACGGCAAGCACTATGGCCTGGCTGCTGCTGCGGCTGAAAGGGGCGCGGGCCGTCCTTCAGGGGAGCTTGAAATGA
- a CDS encoding ABC transporter ATP-binding protein — MTQAWDTTAPDQNLGTGLPMLLSARGLVKSYGRNRAVDGVDLEIPERAFTTFLGPSGCGKTTILRMIGGFEAPDAGSLVLDGRSLAGVPPERRPVNTVFQNYALFPHLTVFENVAFSLTLRRGAQDPAPRVKRALDAVHMGEFSSRYPHQLSGGQQQRVAVARAIIAEPHLLLLDEPLSALDRKMRGHLQIELKDLQRRLGIAFVYVTHDQEEAFALSDIVVVMNKGKIAQKADPVTLYARPADTFVADFIGSASLVEGEILAIDTETATIGTPLGTITTSAIHGLAKGERAALVIRPEHLRLGATDGHAPPSLALTGKVRHAVFKGDRYLIEADISGVTARLMADRPAEPDSTITMTLDCASCFITRLAS; from the coding sequence ATGACGCAGGCATGGGATACGACAGCACCGGACCAAAACCTCGGAACCGGTTTGCCGATGCTCTTGTCCGCAAGAGGCCTCGTCAAGTCCTATGGCCGCAACCGTGCGGTCGATGGCGTGGACCTGGAGATTCCAGAGCGCGCCTTCACCACCTTTCTCGGCCCCTCCGGCTGCGGCAAAACGACGATCCTGCGGATGATCGGCGGTTTCGAGGCCCCGGATGCCGGGTCGCTGGTTCTCGACGGACGCTCATTGGCGGGCGTGCCGCCCGAGCGGCGGCCGGTCAACACGGTGTTCCAGAATTACGCCCTGTTTCCGCATCTGACCGTGTTCGAGAATGTCGCCTTTTCCCTCACCTTGCGCCGTGGCGCACAGGACCCGGCACCGCGTGTGAAGCGCGCGCTGGACGCCGTACACATGGGCGAATTCAGCAGCCGCTATCCGCACCAGCTGTCGGGTGGCCAGCAGCAACGGGTGGCGGTGGCCCGCGCCATCATCGCCGAGCCGCATCTGCTGTTGCTTGATGAGCCGCTTTCGGCATTGGATCGCAAGATGCGCGGGCATTTGCAGATCGAGCTGAAAGACCTGCAACGGCGCCTCGGCATTGCTTTCGTCTATGTCACCCATGACCAGGAGGAAGCGTTTGCGCTGTCGGATATCGTCGTGGTGATGAACAAGGGCAAGATCGCCCAGAAAGCCGACCCGGTGACGCTGTATGCGCGACCTGCCGACACGTTCGTCGCCGATTTTATCGGCTCGGCGAGCCTGGTGGAGGGCGAAATTCTGGCGATTGATACGGAGACGGCAACCATCGGGACGCCGCTTGGAACCATCACCACTTCAGCCATCCATGGTCTTGCGAAAGGCGAACGCGCCGCCCTGGTGATCCGGCCTGAACATTTGCGGCTCGGCGCAACGGATGGACATGCTCCGCCATCTCTAGCTCTCACAGGGAAGGTCCGACATGCCGTCTTCAAGGGCGACCGTTATCTGATCGAGGCGGACATATCAGGCGTGACGGCGCGGCTGATGGCTGACCGGCCAGCGGAACCGGACTCGACAATCACGATGACGCTCGACTGCGCTTCCTGCTTCATCACGAGGCTTGCATCATGA